The sequence GAGTCGCCTTCGCTGATCCTCTTTCAGCGTGAGTTGCTCTCAGATCGGGTGACGTCTGCGCTCATGGTCGTCATCGTCTACGCGCTATCGTTCTTGATGGTCAGTCCCCTCCGGTACCGCAGTCTGAAAGGGATCGAGATCAAGAAACGTCAACCCTTCGCGCTCCTCATCGGCCTGACACTTGTGGTCTCGGTCATCGCTTCAGAGCCAGGATTGGTGGCCTTTTTCTGCTTCTTTCTCTATGCCATGTCTGGCGTCATTCGCATGATTCCGTCAATTAGAAGACACGTATCAGAGCCGGTGGAGCACGTGATCGGCGGGGAAGGTGGACCGTAGGGCAGGGCGGAAGGCTCGTTCCGTCGCCGCGAGAGGCAGCAACAGAGGATCAGTGAAGCGGAGATAGTTAGTTGTGTACGTCTCATGCTTCTGTGTATTTACCGTTCGCCCTGAGCTGGTCGAAGGGTGAAGCATTTCGACAAGTTCCGTTCATGGTTCGACCAGCTCACCACGAACGGAATATAAAGGGATACCCTAGAGGATAAGATGGGCAATCGTATTATGATCTTCGACACCACGCTCCGGGATGGCGAGCAGGCGCCGGGCTGCAGCATGAATACCAGGGAGAAGCTGGAAATGGCCCGGCAACTGGCGCGTCTTAAGGTGGACGTGATCGAGGCCGGCTTTGCTATCGCCTCCGAAGACGACTTCGAGGCGGTCAAGACGATCGCCCAGAACCTGAAGGACGGACCGATCATTGCCAGCCTCTGCCGAGCTCGCGATATCGACATCGATCGCTCCTGGGAGGCGTTGCAATATGCTGAGCGCTCACGGATTCATATCTTCATCGCCACCTCCGAAATTCATATCACCTACAAGCTGAAATCAACCCATGAGGATGTCCTGCAGGCGGCTGTTACGGCAGTCAAGCATGCCAGGCGCTATACCGACGATGTCGAGTTCTCACCAGAGGACGCTCATCGGAGCGAGCAGGATTATCTCTGTAAGGTTGTTGAGGAGGTGATCAAGGCTGGCGCCACCACGATCAACATTCCAGATACGGTCGGCTATGGTGTCCCCTGGGAGTTTGGAGCCCGGATCAAGAATCTGTTCGATCGGGTGCCCAACATCGACAAAGCGGTGATAAGCTGCCACTGTCATAACGACCTTGGGCTGGCGGTGGCGAACTCGCTGGAGGCGATCAGAAACGGGGCCAGACAGGTTGAATGTACCATTAACGGAATCGGTGAGCGTGCCGGAAACGCCTCTCTGGAAGAGATCGTAATGGCGCTGCGGACACGAAAAGACCTGCTGGACTTCGAGGTCGGGGTCAATACGGAGGAGATCTACCGGTCCAGCAAGCTCCTGACCAGCATCATCGGGATCCCCGTCCAGCCGAATAAGGCCATCGTCGGCGCCAACGCTTTCGCGCACGAGGCCGGTGTACACCAACACGGCATGCTGCAGAAGCCGCTCACCTATGAGATTATGACCCCCGAATCAGTGGGGGTGCCTCAGAGCCGACTGGTTCTGGGGAAGCACTCCGGGCGGCACGCCTTTAAGAAGCGGTTGGAGGAGCTGGGCGTGATGTTGGCTGAAGAGGCCTTAAACAGGGCCTTCATCCGGTTCAAGATCGTGGCCGATAAGAAAAAAGAGGTGTTCGACGACGACCTGCTGGCCATCGTCGAGGAGGAGGCCCTGGCTGCCGGCGAGACCTATACCCTTGAGTATCTGCAGTTCACGAGCGGTATCAACATCGTCCCCACTGCCACCGTGCGGCTC is a genomic window of Candidatus Methylomirabilis limnetica containing:
- a CDS encoding 2-isopropylmalate synthase, whose product is MGNRIMIFDTTLRDGEQAPGCSMNTREKLEMARQLARLKVDVIEAGFAIASEDDFEAVKTIAQNLKDGPIIASLCRARDIDIDRSWEALQYAERSRIHIFIATSEIHITYKLKSTHEDVLQAAVTAVKHARRYTDDVEFSPEDAHRSEQDYLCKVVEEVIKAGATTINIPDTVGYGVPWEFGARIKNLFDRVPNIDKAVISCHCHNDLGLAVANSLEAIRNGARQVECTINGIGERAGNASLEEIVMALRTRKDLLDFEVGVNTEEIYRSSKLLTSIIGIPVQPNKAIVGANAFAHEAGVHQHGMLQKPLTYEIMTPESVGVPQSRLVLGKHSGRHAFKKRLEELGVMLAEEALNRAFIRFKIVADKKKEVFDDDLLAIVEEEALAAGETYTLEYLQFTSGINIVPTATVRLKRENEIFQESGWGDGPVDAAYKAIDQITKIQGRLADYSIRAITAGKDALGEVVLKLEVNGHTVIGRGTSTDVIEASVRAYLNAINKIVGAARPPKDMAAPRGL